In Denticeps clupeoides chromosome 1, fDenClu1.1, whole genome shotgun sequence, a single window of DNA contains:
- the snapc1b gene encoding snRNA-activating protein complex subunit 1b, whose amino-acid sequence MATFKESLKKDLEELLGRFQATGTVRYQEFSAVWREMNFSSIFYGCVELGDNNAFTRDILAAASRYFLPPNSFQIRVGALYLLHGLYHSQPAFPQQKIRIALKEWEDIVTFQQEASNAQHYDVVYILWKLRQDKAFCFTAMPIKLNFRSKKKIKPPANCESFIDPPVRPQELMNNDSLEEIANIHQHYEELKAAISAEPGKANSKISLVQQDLVSKVRNRLTAFAHWQKSERETEKAAEEDSEETMQMQECSRRAELLASIKSKSFGQPIEVSRARRHRAITVAAVDTVQGPSRTRRESLKKRTLRCLVGQGPVCEDLLKPTKLWRLTSVGQEEERDQKPKRRFKY is encoded by the exons ATGGCGACGTTTAAAGAGTCGCTGAAAAAAGACTTGGAGGAACTGCTCGGGCGTTTTCAGGCGACAGGGACGGTTCGATACCAGGAGTTTTCGGCTGTTTGGCGAGAGATGAACTTCTCCAGTATATTTTA TGGCTGCGTCGAGCTGGGTGATAACAATGCGTTCACCCGCGACATCCTGGCGGCGGCATCGCGATACTTCCTGCCGCCGAACTCCTTCCAGATCCGCGTTGGGGCTCTGTATCTGCTCCACGGCCTCTATCATTCCCAGCCCGCGTTTCCCCAGCAAAAG ATCCGAATAGCACTGAAAGAGTGGGAGGACATAGTGACTTTTCAGCAGGAGGCTTCAAACGCTCAGCACTATGATGTGGTGTACATCTTGTGGAAGCTGCGGCAGGATAAAGCCTTTTGCTTCACTGCCATGCCCATTAAG TTGAATTTTAGGTCAAAGAAAAAGATCAAGCCTCCAGCTAACTGTGAGAGCTTCATAGACCCCCCTGTCCGTCCCCAAGAACTCATGAACAATGATTCATTGGAG GAAATAGCCAACATTCATCAGCATTATGAGGAGCTGAAGGCAGCAATCTCGGCTGAACCAGGAAAAGCCAACAGCAAGATCAGTTTGGTTCAACAGGACCTGGTTTCCAAAGTCCGCAATCGTCTGACGGCCTTCGCTCACTGGCAAAAAAGCGAGAGG GAGACTGAGAAGGCTGCTGAGGAGGACTCAGAGGAAACCATGCAGATGCAGGAG TGTTCAAGAAGAGCAGAGCTCCTTGCGTCGATCAAATCTAAATCCTTTGGGCAGCCGATAGAG GTATCCCGGGCTCGTCGACACAGAGCAATTACGGTTGCTGCAGTTGATACAGTACAAGGACCTTCAAGAACACGTCGAGAATCTCTCAAAAAGCGTACATTGAGATGCTTAGTGGGCCAAG GGCCAGTCTGTGAAGATCTCCTGAAACCAACTAAGCTGTGGCGCCTGACTTCTGTAGGtcaggaggaagaaagagatC AGAAGCCAAAGCGGCGATTCAAGTATTGA